One region of Ardenticatena maritima genomic DNA includes:
- a CDS encoding metal ABC transporter substrate-binding protein: MFKRLLLIVIMMTLAACSGTTTREEGKLRVVTTVSPITNIVYNIGGDRIELSGIVPEGVNSHTFEPAPSDARKLAEADLIFLNGLNLELPTLRLAEANKRDDAKIILLGEQTITPDEYVYDFSFPKEAGDPNPHLWPNPWYALRYAEIVKDELSAADPDNSDYYEQNFLAFEQRIRELDAAIRATIETIPPENRKLLTYHDSWAYFAPLYGMTVIGAIQPADFAEPSAREVAKIIEQIRREQVPAIFGSEVFPSPVLEQIARETGATYVDDLRDDDLPGDPGDPNHSYFGLMAENIRIMAEALGGDPTPILGFDTSNIPGPDTNVDQAR; this comes from the coding sequence ATGTTCAAACGTCTCTTGCTCATCGTCATCATGATGACGCTTGCCGCGTGTAGCGGCACCACCACGCGCGAAGAAGGCAAACTGCGCGTGGTGACAACCGTTTCGCCCATCACCAACATTGTGTACAACATCGGGGGCGACCGCATCGAACTCAGCGGTATTGTTCCCGAAGGCGTCAACTCCCACACGTTTGAACCCGCCCCATCCGACGCCCGCAAACTCGCCGAAGCCGACTTGATTTTTCTGAACGGGCTGAACCTGGAACTCCCGACCCTGCGCCTGGCGGAAGCCAACAAGCGCGATGACGCCAAAATTATCCTGCTGGGGGAACAAACCATCACCCCGGATGAATACGTCTATGATTTCTCCTTCCCCAAAGAAGCCGGCGACCCGAACCCGCACCTCTGGCCCAATCCCTGGTACGCCCTGCGGTACGCCGAGATTGTGAAAGATGAACTCAGCGCCGCCGATCCCGACAACAGCGATTACTACGAGCAAAACTTCCTCGCGTTCGAACAGCGTATCCGCGAACTGGACGCCGCCATTCGCGCCACCATCGAGACCATTCCCCCCGAAAATCGAAAATTGCTCACCTACCACGACTCCTGGGCGTACTTTGCGCCACTGTATGGTATGACCGTCATCGGCGCTATCCAGCCCGCGGACTTTGCCGAGCCCTCGGCGCGTGAAGTCGCCAAAATCATCGAACAAATTCGGCGCGAGCAGGTGCCGGCGATTTTCGGCTCGGAAGTTTTCCCCTCGCCGGTGCTTGAACAAATCGCCCGTGAAACCGGCGCAACCTATGTAGATGACCTGCGCGACGACGACCTGCCCGGCGACCCCGGCGATCCCAACCACTCTTACTTTGGGCTCATGGCGGAAAACATCCGCATTATGGCGGAAGCCCTGGGCGGCGACCCTACGCCTATCCTGGGGTTCGACACCAGCAACATACCCGGTCCCGACACAAACGTTGACCAGGCACGCTAA
- the yidD gene encoding membrane protein insertion efficiency factor YidD, with protein sequence MKRLALGLIRFYQRYISPLTGPTCRFQPTCSHYTYEAIEKYGVIKGMWLGIRRILRCHPFHPGGYDPVP encoded by the coding sequence ATGAAACGTCTTGCGCTAGGGCTTATCCGGTTTTATCAACGCTATATCTCGCCGCTCACGGGACCCACGTGCCGTTTTCAGCCGACATGCTCGCATTACACATACGAGGCCATTGAGAAATATGGCGTGATAAAAGGCATGTGGCTCGGTATCAGGCGCATTTTGCGTTGCCACCCGTTTCATCCCGGTGGCTACGACCCCGTTCCGTGA
- the jag gene encoding RNA-binding cell elongation regulator Jag/EloR, with the protein MEQRNVVRGRSVEASGKTIEQAVENALQRLGKSRDEVEVEVLREPRSGFLGIGAQDAIVRVTVLLPIEPVEEEPTPSTAAPAVEDAVVDEPADVGEADAVAHSAVALDEDEAPFTVTVPPSGEWTQEAILNLAHELLVELLTRMHVIADVQAYWSEAADETEEPTLMLDVVGDNLGIIIGRHGSTLRDIQYLLRLMVGHHVQGRVNLVVDVEGYKKRRAEKLRELALRKAEQVARTGRPFFLKPMTPYERRIIHLALRDHPKVTTQSRGQEPNRRVGIFPR; encoded by the coding sequence ATGGAGCAGCGAAACGTCGTAAGAGGAAGAAGCGTTGAGGCGAGCGGAAAAACCATAGAGCAGGCCGTTGAAAACGCCTTGCAGCGGTTGGGCAAAAGCCGCGATGAAGTAGAAGTTGAAGTGTTGCGCGAGCCGCGGAGCGGTTTTTTGGGAATTGGCGCGCAAGATGCCATTGTACGCGTGACGGTTTTGTTGCCGATTGAGCCAGTGGAAGAAGAACCGACGCCATCAACCGCTGCGCCTGCTGTAGAAGACGCCGTCGTTGATGAACCGGCTGATGTGGGCGAGGCTGACGCCGTTGCGCATTCGGCGGTGGCCCTTGATGAGGATGAAGCGCCGTTCACGGTGACGGTGCCCCCATCCGGCGAGTGGACGCAGGAGGCTATTCTCAACCTGGCGCATGAATTGCTGGTTGAATTGTTGACGCGCATGCATGTGATTGCCGACGTGCAAGCCTATTGGAGCGAGGCCGCCGATGAAACCGAAGAGCCCACGCTGATGCTCGATGTGGTCGGCGATAACCTGGGAATCATCATTGGGCGTCATGGCAGCACGTTGCGCGATATTCAATATTTGTTGCGCTTGATGGTGGGGCATCATGTGCAAGGGCGCGTCAACCTGGTGGTGGATGTGGAAGGGTACAAGAAGCGCCGCGCTGAAAAATTGCGCGAACTGGCGTTGCGCAAAGCCGAACAGGTGGCGCGTACCGGGCGGCCTTTCTTCCTCAAACCCATGACGCCGTACGAGCGCCGCATTATTCACCTGGCGTTGCGCGACCACCCCAAGGTGACAACGCAAAGCCGTGGGCAGGAGCCCAACCGCCGCGTGGGGATTTTCCCGCGCTGA
- the rpmH gene encoding 50S ribosomal protein L34 has translation MPKRTLIRKRRRRMRVHGFRARMRTPGGRRVLKNRRRKGRHQLTVKIPRRWF, from the coding sequence ATGCCGAAACGAACATTGATTCGCAAACGTCGCCGCCGCATGCGTGTTCATGGTTTTCGTGCCCGTATGCGCACGCCGGGCGGCCGCCGCGTGTTGAAGAACCGCCGCCGCAAGGGGCGCCACCAGTTGACGGTGAAGATCCCGCGCCGCTGGTTCTAA
- a CDS encoding metal ABC transporter permease gives MLETLWQPFTFEFFRNGFLAAVLVGALCGLLGVYIILRGMSYIGHGLAHAIFGGAVVSFVLQWNFYLGAGAWGFLTALLINQLARRTKVSADAAIGVVTTASFAVGVALISRYRRFTRSFDAALFGNVLGVTSGDVLVVLGVTLAVLFLVLLFYKYLLFTTFDEPVARVYGVPTGWVDTLFALMLAAALIASLQILGVTLIAAALVIPAITARLLTDSFDRLMLLSTLIGMLTGAGGMYLSYYVDVASGASIVILQATIFSIVLLYGAWRQRTDVLEHTHF, from the coding sequence ATGTTGGAGACACTCTGGCAACCATTCACCTTTGAATTCTTTCGCAACGGCTTCCTGGCGGCGGTACTCGTCGGCGCTTTATGCGGCTTGCTGGGCGTCTACATCATCTTGCGCGGCATGTCGTACATTGGGCACGGGCTGGCGCACGCGATTTTCGGGGGAGCGGTTGTCTCGTTCGTCTTGCAGTGGAACTTTTACCTGGGGGCGGGTGCCTGGGGTTTTCTGACGGCACTCCTCATCAACCAACTGGCGCGGCGCACCAAAGTCAGCGCCGACGCCGCCATTGGCGTTGTCACAACCGCGAGTTTTGCCGTTGGCGTGGCGCTCATCAGCCGCTACCGGCGCTTCACGCGCTCATTCGACGCGGCGCTTTTCGGCAATGTGCTGGGGGTGACAAGCGGCGACGTGTTGGTGGTGCTGGGGGTGACCCTGGCGGTGCTCTTTCTGGTGCTGCTCTTCTACAAGTACCTGCTTTTCACAACCTTCGATGAACCAGTAGCCCGCGTCTATGGCGTCCCCACCGGCTGGGTGGACACCCTTTTTGCGCTCATGTTGGCGGCGGCACTCATTGCATCCCTGCAAATCCTAGGCGTGACGTTGATTGCAGCAGCACTTGTTATTCCGGCCATCACAGCACGCCTGCTCACAGATAGTTTCGACCGCCTGATGCTGCTTTCCACGCTGATTGGTATGCTCACCGGTGCCGGCGGCATGTATCTTTCGTACTATGTGGACGTTGCCTCCGGTGCAAGCATTGTGATTTTACAAGCCACGATTTTCAGCATCGTGTTGCTGTATGGGGCATGGCGACAGCGCACCGACGTGCTGGAACATACGCATTTTTGA
- a CDS encoding YidC/Oxa1 family membrane protein insertase: protein MGSLWGAFVQLIVDALVFLHNIVGSYGLAIVLFTILIRLLTFPLTLKQLRSSRAMQELQPKIKEIQEKYKKDREKQTQEMMRLYQEAGVSPLSGCLPMLLQFPIWIGLYRAILHLADEGLLQGGWLFIPSLAEPRGLDWLTNTANWGPQTVQYLLLPVVLVMTQLIVQRMMTPPSNNDGARDPNQAMMQQMMYMMPLMFGFFALQVPSGLSLYWVTSNLFQMLQQWIINNETRFAWLFGGGQSVSVASLSANDTDAVASSVVNPNGSSESVQTEEKGRDKNGAAKRRKRKKR from the coding sequence TTGGGTAGTTTGTGGGGTGCATTCGTCCAACTCATTGTTGACGCCCTTGTTTTTCTTCACAACATTGTAGGAAGTTATGGGCTGGCAATCGTCCTCTTTACAATCCTCATTCGCCTGCTGACGTTCCCGCTGACGCTCAAACAGTTGCGTTCATCGCGGGCGATGCAGGAATTGCAGCCCAAAATCAAAGAAATTCAAGAAAAGTACAAGAAAGACCGCGAAAAGCAGACGCAGGAAATGATGCGTCTGTATCAGGAAGCCGGCGTGAGCCCGTTGTCGGGCTGTTTGCCCATGCTGTTGCAGTTCCCCATCTGGATTGGGCTCTATCGGGCTATTTTGCACCTGGCGGATGAGGGACTCTTGCAGGGCGGTTGGTTGTTCATTCCCAGTTTGGCGGAACCGCGCGGTTTGGACTGGTTGACCAACACGGCAAACTGGGGACCGCAAACCGTGCAGTATTTGCTCTTGCCTGTGGTGCTGGTGATGACCCAGTTGATTGTCCAGCGCATGATGACGCCGCCCAGCAATAATGACGGCGCCCGCGACCCGAACCAGGCCATGATGCAGCAGATGATGTACATGATGCCGCTCATGTTCGGGTTTTTCGCGTTGCAAGTGCCGAGCGGGCTGTCGCTCTACTGGGTGACGTCCAACCTCTTCCAAATGTTGCAGCAATGGATTATCAACAACGAGACACGCTTTGCCTGGCTGTTCGGTGGGGGGCAATCGGTTTCGGTGGCGTCGTTGTCGGCGAATGATACCGACGCGGTTGCTTCTTCTGTGGTGAACCCGAACGGCAGCAGCGAAAGCGTGCAAACTGAGGAAAAGGGGCGAGATAAAAATGGAGCAGCGAAACGTCGTAAGAGGAAGAAGCGTTGA
- a CDS encoding DUF2142 domain-containing protein, whose product MKEIESRIWRWGIGLVVVMYATTALLFVWRTPPWQAPDEPAHFNYVRHVAETGLPPVLTADCYDQAYLDELKATHFPPDKPIDSICYEAHQPPLYYALAAPVYRLAVWVGVNPLYAVRLFSAFLGLGVIFMTWRLAVLVFPSEPLIPLAAAGLSATLPMHVAMLSVVNNDGLAELVLTANVWYALRVLRAPVVQRRAWVAQGLLLACALLTKTTAYVALPLVVGALFWAYRRHDRRVRYESLGLVLVSALVLAAPWFVRNAVVYGNGDITGLARHDAIVVGQPRTAEWVAELGVARTLKRLVFTTFHSFWGQFGWMAAPLPSNVYSLLWALTLLAVVGLLLYARFGVPRPAFPESVWVLLAWMSLTVGGFLWYNLTFVQHQGRYLFPALPAVALFTVLGWREWIAPRYQWLALGLVLWWLWWLAVWSAWVILPGLG is encoded by the coding sequence ATGAAGGAGATTGAATCGCGCATATGGCGCTGGGGGATTGGGCTGGTTGTGGTGATGTATGCCACAACCGCCCTTCTTTTTGTCTGGCGGACACCACCCTGGCAAGCACCGGACGAGCCGGCACATTTCAACTATGTGCGGCATGTGGCTGAAACCGGCTTGCCGCCTGTGTTGACGGCCGATTGCTACGATCAGGCCTATCTTGATGAACTCAAAGCGACGCATTTCCCCCCCGACAAGCCCATTGATTCCATTTGCTACGAAGCCCATCAGCCGCCGCTGTACTACGCCCTGGCTGCCCCGGTCTATCGCCTGGCGGTCTGGGTGGGGGTGAACCCGTTGTATGCTGTGCGCCTCTTTTCGGCCTTTTTGGGGCTGGGCGTCATTTTCATGACGTGGCGTCTGGCGGTGCTGGTTTTTCCATCCGAGCCGCTTATCCCATTGGCGGCGGCGGGCTTGAGCGCCACGCTCCCCATGCATGTGGCTATGCTTTCGGTCGTGAATAACGATGGCTTGGCAGAGTTGGTGCTGACGGCCAATGTCTGGTATGCGCTGCGTGTGTTGCGTGCGCCTGTGGTGCAACGCCGTGCGTGGGTGGCGCAGGGTCTCTTGCTGGCGTGTGCGCTGTTGACAAAGACGACCGCTTATGTGGCGCTTCCGCTTGTGGTGGGAGCGCTCTTCTGGGCGTATCGGCGGCATGACCGGCGTGTGCGCTATGAATCATTGGGGCTCGTATTGGTGAGTGCTTTGGTGCTGGCGGCGCCCTGGTTCGTGCGTAATGCGGTGGTCTATGGGAACGGGGACATTACCGGCTTGGCGCGCCATGATGCGATTGTGGTGGGGCAACCGCGCACTGCCGAGTGGGTGGCTGAATTGGGCGTGGCGCGGACGCTCAAACGGCTGGTTTTCACCACGTTCCACTCGTTTTGGGGGCAATTTGGGTGGATGGCGGCACCGTTGCCGTCCAATGTCTATTCATTGTTGTGGGCGCTTACGCTGCTCGCAGTGGTGGGGCTTCTGTTGTACGCGCGTTTTGGCGTGCCGCGCCCGGCTTTTCCAGAGAGTGTCTGGGTGTTATTGGCATGGATGAGCCTCACTGTGGGTGGTTTCCTCTGGTACAACCTGACGTTTGTCCAGCACCAGGGGCGTTATCTTTTCCCAGCGTTGCCGGCTGTGGCGCTGTTCACCGTGCTGGGGTGGCGTGAATGGATTGCGCCACGGTATCAGTGGCTTGCGCTTGGGCTTGTGCTGTGGTGGCTGTGGTGGCTTGCAGTATGGAGCGCGTGGGTTATTCTGCCCGGCTTGGGTTGA
- a CDS encoding alpha/beta hydrolase family protein: MRPIETVIVILVIVALALPKHFHAWWRWLWGATLLALALHLWQEGWRWQLVPLYLVILAIPLAIRFSGKARAAATAFLLLFVTSSLLAAWAFPIPTMPTPSGPYAVGTTTLHLVDPSREERYTPDIPDDPRELMVQIWYPAEATAQPPAPWNPDMDILAPELGKWTGLPGWMYSHLRLVQSHAVADAPFAKEASPAPILFYVHGWGGFRTIHANLMETLASHGYIVIAADHTYGAMVTRFPDGRVALNYPDALPEGAPRDQYLAAARILVGVFADDVRFMLNQLDTFNQTHPILKDHLDTNRIGLIGHSTGGGAVVEVCLSDERCDALVGYDAWVEPLPRDMLAEGLHVPSMFMRSEPWVAGKNAPNLALLYNASQPPTYMLTIKGAHHRDFTMLPLLSPIADDLGLRGPIPAEEMLELTDAYTLAMFDTYLRNTPSPLLSGEAHPYPDVLFEQR; the protein is encoded by the coding sequence ATGCGTCCTATCGAAACCGTCATCGTGATTCTCGTTATCGTTGCGCTTGCGCTCCCCAAACACTTTCATGCCTGGTGGCGCTGGCTGTGGGGAGCAACACTCCTCGCCCTTGCGCTCCATCTCTGGCAAGAAGGCTGGCGATGGCAACTTGTCCCGCTCTATCTTGTCATCCTTGCCATCCCCCTCGCCATCCGGTTCAGCGGCAAAGCACGCGCCGCCGCCACCGCCTTCTTGCTCCTTTTCGTCACAAGCAGCCTGCTTGCCGCGTGGGCGTTTCCCATTCCCACCATGCCCACCCCAAGCGGTCCCTACGCAGTCGGGACAACGACGCTCCACCTGGTTGACCCATCGCGCGAAGAACGCTATACCCCCGACATTCCCGACGACCCGCGCGAACTCATGGTGCAAATCTGGTATCCGGCGGAAGCCACCGCCCAGCCACCCGCCCCTTGGAATCCGGACATGGATATCCTCGCCCCCGAACTCGGCAAATGGACGGGGCTCCCCGGCTGGATGTACAGCCACCTGCGGCTGGTGCAAAGTCATGCCGTCGCCGACGCTCCCTTTGCCAAAGAGGCATCCCCCGCCCCGATTCTCTTCTATGTCCACGGTTGGGGAGGGTTCCGCACAATCCACGCCAATCTCATGGAAACACTCGCCAGCCACGGCTACATCGTCATTGCCGCCGACCACACCTATGGCGCAATGGTCACCCGCTTTCCCGATGGGCGCGTCGCTCTCAACTATCCCGACGCTCTGCCCGAAGGCGCACCCCGCGACCAATACTTGGCTGCGGCGCGCATTCTTGTGGGCGTTTTCGCCGACGATGTGCGCTTCATGCTCAACCAACTGGACACCTTCAACCAGACCCATCCCATTCTCAAAGACCACCTGGACACCAACCGCATCGGGCTTATCGGCCACTCCACCGGCGGCGGCGCTGTCGTGGAAGTTTGCCTGAGCGATGAGCGGTGCGACGCCCTGGTCGGATACGACGCCTGGGTCGAGCCGCTGCCGCGCGACATGCTCGCCGAAGGGCTCCACGTCCCCAGCATGTTCATGCGAAGCGAACCCTGGGTTGCAGGTAAGAACGCCCCCAACCTGGCGCTTCTGTACAATGCCAGCCAACCGCCAACATACATGCTGACCATCAAGGGGGCGCACCATCGTGACTTTACCATGCTGCCCTTGCTTTCACCCATCGCCGACGACCTGGGGTTGCGGGGACCTATCCCGGCTGAAGAAATGCTGGAATTGACCGACGCCTACACGCTCGCCATGTTCGATACCTATCTGCGCAACACACCTTCACCGCTCCTATCCGGTGAAGCCCATCCTTACCCCGACGTTCTTTTCGAGCAGCGCTAA
- the rnpA gene encoding ribonuclease P protein component produces MQRKYRLRASADFEHVRRHGQAYRNRWVVLLVAPNGLPHSRFGFVVSKRMGKAVQRNRLKRRLREIVRHLWQTGHVRNGFDVVLIPRTAATTADFETLRRAVHDVFVRAGLFEEAV; encoded by the coding sequence GTGCAGCGCAAGTATCGTTTACGTGCCAGTGCCGATTTCGAGCATGTCCGGCGGCATGGCCAAGCCTACCGCAATCGGTGGGTGGTGTTGCTGGTTGCGCCCAACGGTTTACCACATTCGCGGTTTGGTTTTGTGGTAAGCAAGCGCATGGGTAAAGCCGTGCAGCGCAATCGTTTGAAACGCCGCTTGCGTGAGATTGTGCGCCATTTGTGGCAAACCGGGCATGTGCGCAATGGGTTTGATGTGGTGCTTATTCCGCGTACAGCGGCCACCACAGCGGATTTTGAAACATTGAGGCGAGCCGTGCATGATGTGTTTGTGCGTGCCGGCCTCTTTGAGGAAGCGGTATGA
- a CDS encoding metal ABC transporter ATP-binding protein, translating into MDPLLELRNVTFGYGRIPTVRNISLHIHEGQFVAIVGPSGAGKTTVLKLVLGLLSPQQGERWCARPSLRIGYVPQIETVDWSFPVTVEQVVLMGAVRRAPFWPWPRRGDREQAQRILDQLGIGALRTRHIRDLSGGQQQRVFLARALMAEPDMLVLDEPTAGVDMQTAENILHLLADLNQQGMTILLTTHDLNTAAAHVPWIVCLNETIIAQGPPHAVFTEEILNRTYRADMMVIHHEGLLIVQQRPHPHTLHDILPTPVPGHPPEESPGEE; encoded by the coding sequence ATGGACCCTTTGCTGGAACTTCGCAACGTCACATTCGGATATGGTCGCATCCCAACTGTGCGCAACATCTCGCTCCACATCCACGAGGGGCAATTTGTCGCCATTGTGGGACCAAGCGGCGCGGGCAAAACCACCGTTCTCAAACTGGTGCTGGGGCTCCTCTCGCCACAGCAAGGGGAACGGTGGTGCGCCCGCCCCTCATTGCGCATCGGCTACGTGCCGCAAATCGAAACGGTGGACTGGTCGTTTCCCGTCACGGTTGAACAAGTCGTTCTCATGGGGGCGGTGCGACGCGCTCCCTTCTGGCCCTGGCCACGCCGCGGCGACCGTGAACAGGCGCAACGCATTCTTGACCAGTTAGGCATTGGCGCTCTGCGCACGCGCCACATCCGCGACCTCTCCGGCGGGCAACAACAACGTGTCTTCCTGGCTCGCGCCCTCATGGCTGAACCGGACATGCTTGTGCTGGATGAACCAACAGCGGGCGTGGACATGCAAACCGCGGAAAACATCCTGCATCTGCTCGCCGACCTCAACCAACAAGGGATGACGATTCTGCTCACCACCCACGATTTGAACACAGCCGCGGCGCATGTGCCCTGGATTGTTTGCCTCAACGAAACCATCATCGCCCAGGGACCACCGCATGCTGTCTTCACCGAAGAGATTTTGAACCGAACCTATCGCGCCGATATGATGGTGATTCACCATGAAGGGCTGCTCATTGTGCAACAACGCCCACACCCGCACACCCTGCACGACATTTTGCCCACACCGGTTCCCGGTCATCCACCAGAAGAAAGCCCTGGCGAGGAATAA